The genome window CGCCTCCGGCGGCAGGTCGGCGCCGCGCCGGGAGACCAGGCGCTCCAGCGTGTCGGCGAAGACGCGCGCGTCGCGCAGCGGGGCCAGGGCCCGCGCGGCGCGGCGGCAGGCGGAGCCGGCGCGGGCGCACTCCGCCGCGACCGCGGTGCCCCGCCCGAGCCTCAGCACGGCGCGCGCCCGCCGCAGGCTCTTGCGAGCCTCGTGCACCGTGCGGGCCGACGGGGGGCTTCGGCGAAGCCACCCGCGCGCCCGTTCGACGTCGCGGAAGGGATCCATCCCCCTCTCCCGCCGCAACGAACAGACCTTGGCCCGTTCGTTGCGCCCCGAGAGCAGGACGCAAGGAGGCCTTATGACCGGGACCGCGGGCCTGCGCAGGACGGTGGAGATGTTCGCGGCCGTGCTGATGCTGCTCCTGCTGGTGACGGCCCTGGCGCGCAAGCCGGCCGGGCCGCCCGAAGGGCCCGCGACGACCGCGGCGGCGATCGACAACCCCGTGGTCCTCAACATCAGGACCTTGATCTATCACTGTCTCGCCTGCGACCTGGTCCGCAACTGCGGCACCGACTGCGTGACGGTGGACGTCGCCGAGGCGCGGCGGCGCGGCGCGAAGCCCTGCGTGACCTGCGGAGG of Elusimicrobiota bacterium contains these proteins:
- a CDS encoding CHAD domain-containing protein, which produces MDPFRDVERARGWLRRSPPSARTVHEARKSLRRARAVLRLGRGTAVAAECARAGSACRRAARALAPLRDARVFADTLERLVSRRGADLPPEA